A genome region from Nocardia sp. NBC_01730 includes the following:
- a CDS encoding alpha/beta-hydrolase family protein has translation MRPAGPPRIGTTLGLGIGTLASLTPGLLPRTPSAQAVVTGLVAAATFGIAGIVGFMLRRLGCDINQRHSWAGLPLMIAMSALVVGAAANAGHWQNRLRAAMGTPQIGADYWVRCALGAALIIGLFTGITRSIAWALGKLGWARGVSSALVAATLLSIVGVPAAVGWREAAYANANAELDPALVQPVSYAGSGSAGSAVSWSSLGAEGRKFVSGAPAHAVRVYIGVASAPDLDSRVALAIRELERSGGFDRSNLVVAVPTGSGWIDANAVAGFDQRFDGDVALVGLQYSYLPSWVTFVFGRDDAVTAARTLFTAVEKHLRGLTNKPKLYLYGQSLGALGGNAVFADDAEQDHRTCAALWAGPPANSAHRGGATVLANSSDPVIHWSPAQLWRAPDLSGVRMDAPVPQWLPVVAFVQTSADLLAAMNAPPGHGHRYGTDQGTAMGTC, from the coding sequence GTGCGGCCGGCCGGACCGCCACGCATCGGCACGACGCTCGGACTCGGGATCGGGACGTTGGCGTCGTTGACCCCCGGTCTGCTTCCCCGGACGCCGAGCGCCCAGGCCGTAGTGACCGGACTCGTCGCCGCCGCCACCTTCGGCATCGCGGGGATCGTCGGGTTCATGCTGCGCCGCCTGGGTTGCGATATCAATCAGCGTCACTCGTGGGCCGGGCTGCCCCTGATGATCGCCATGTCGGCGCTGGTGGTGGGCGCGGCGGCGAACGCAGGGCACTGGCAGAACCGTCTGCGCGCGGCGATGGGGACGCCGCAGATAGGAGCGGACTATTGGGTGCGTTGCGCACTCGGTGCGGCGTTGATCATCGGACTGTTCACCGGTATCACTCGCTCGATCGCCTGGGCGCTCGGCAAACTGGGCTGGGCGCGCGGGGTGTCATCGGCCCTCGTGGCCGCGACGCTGCTGTCTATTGTCGGCGTTCCCGCGGCGGTCGGCTGGCGTGAGGCCGCGTACGCGAACGCGAACGCCGAACTGGATCCCGCTCTGGTGCAGCCGGTTTCCTATGCCGGCTCGGGAAGTGCCGGGTCGGCGGTGAGCTGGTCGTCGCTGGGCGCCGAGGGGCGCAAGTTCGTCAGCGGTGCGCCCGCGCATGCGGTGCGGGTGTACATCGGGGTGGCGTCGGCGCCGGACCTGGACAGCCGGGTCGCGCTGGCGATCCGGGAGTTGGAGCGCTCCGGCGGATTCGATCGCTCGAACCTGGTCGTCGCGGTGCCGACCGGATCGGGGTGGATCGACGCCAACGCCGTCGCCGGTTTCGATCAGCGCTTCGACGGTGACGTCGCGCTGGTCGGGCTGCAGTATTCCTACCTGCCGAGCTGGGTGACATTCGTGTTCGGCCGCGACGACGCGGTGACCGCCGCGCGCACCCTGTTCACCGCCGTGGAGAAACACCTGCGCGGGCTGACGAACAAGCCGAAGCTGTACCTGTACGGCCAAAGCCTCGGCGCACTGGGCGGCAATGCGGTCTTCGCCGACGACGCCGAGCAGGACCACCGAACGTGCGCTGCCCTGTGGGCCGGACCTCCGGCGAACAGCGCGCACCGCGGCGGCGCGACCGTACTGGCCAACAGCTCCGACCCGGTGATCCACTGGTCGCCCGCCCAGCTGTGGCGCGCGCCCGACCTGAGTGGCGTTCGGATGGATGCTCCTGTCCCCCAGTGGCTTCCGGTGGTCGCTTTCGTACAGACCAGCGCGGATCTGCTCGCCGCCATGAACGCTCCCCCTGGCCACGGCCACCGCTACGGCACCGATCAGGGCACCGCCATGGGGACGTGCTGA
- a CDS encoding sensor histidine kinase, which translates to MKRKSRAWLGQLDARTWFDLCTVLVALVCYSVAWPTLHLTHAVPAAVQPFIAALAALPVLLVRINPALGWAISAGSALVIALAIPHQPNNELPFEVVHVLSLLVLLFAVALRAQGQIVAVAWAATALLFATTMPGEGDAFANAAWGWPIALAALVLFGLLIRWLALSRQQLVHQEEENELERARRAILEEKARIARDLHDVVAHHMSLVVVQAQTAPYRVEGVTPAARAEFESIGATAREALNEIRGMLGVLRSDGQLPEHAPQPKAADVIGLFEGAQRAGVRIVWTVDGPLDTVPETIGLALYRIAQESLSNASRHASDAPVQVHIACGAELLLTVTNGPGVTVARTIGNGGHGIAGMQARALAVGGDVSAGPSAGGGFEVRASLPLAAPGNTDVEITAAFDAAMNR; encoded by the coding sequence ATGAAGCGGAAGAGTCGTGCCTGGCTGGGGCAGCTGGACGCGCGGACATGGTTCGACCTGTGCACGGTCCTGGTCGCTCTGGTCTGCTACTCGGTGGCCTGGCCGACGTTGCACCTGACCCACGCGGTGCCCGCCGCGGTGCAGCCGTTCATTGCGGCGCTGGCCGCCTTGCCGGTGCTGCTCGTGCGGATAAACCCGGCGCTGGGCTGGGCCATTTCGGCGGGCTCGGCGCTGGTGATCGCGCTGGCGATCCCGCATCAGCCGAACAATGAGCTGCCATTCGAGGTCGTGCATGTGCTGAGCCTGCTCGTGCTGCTGTTCGCGGTGGCGCTGCGGGCGCAGGGGCAGATCGTCGCGGTCGCCTGGGCTGCGACGGCCTTGCTGTTCGCGACCACCATGCCCGGTGAAGGCGACGCGTTCGCGAACGCCGCCTGGGGTTGGCCGATCGCCTTGGCTGCGCTGGTGCTGTTCGGACTGCTCATCCGATGGCTGGCGCTGTCGCGACAGCAGTTGGTTCACCAGGAGGAGGAGAACGAACTAGAGCGCGCCCGCCGCGCGATCCTCGAGGAAAAGGCCCGCATCGCCCGCGACCTGCACGACGTGGTGGCCCATCACATGTCCCTCGTGGTGGTGCAGGCACAGACCGCGCCCTACCGGGTGGAGGGCGTGACGCCGGCCGCGCGCGCCGAGTTCGAGTCGATCGGTGCCACGGCGCGCGAGGCGCTCAACGAGATCCGTGGCATGCTCGGCGTCCTGCGTAGCGACGGGCAACTGCCCGAACACGCGCCGCAGCCGAAGGCCGCCGATGTGATCGGACTGTTCGAGGGCGCCCAGCGCGCGGGCGTTCGCATCGTATGGACGGTCGACGGCCCGCTGGACACCGTGCCCGAGACCATCGGACTCGCCCTGTACCGGATCGCCCAGGAGTCGTTGTCCAACGCCTCCCGCCACGCTTCCGACGCTCCGGTCCAGGTGCACATCGCGTGCGGCGCGGAACTGCTGCTCACCGTCACCAACGGCCCGGGAGTCACGGTAGCCCGCACGATCGGCAACGGTGGCCACGGCATCGCGGGAATGCAGGCACGGGCCTTGGCCGTCGGGGGCGACGTCTCGGCCGGCCCCAGCGCCGGCGGCGGCTTCGAAGTGCGCGCCAGCCTACCGCTCGCCGCACCGGGTAACACCGACGTCGAGATCACCGCAGCATTCGACGCCGCGATGAACCGGTGA